From a single Pseudomonas triticicola genomic region:
- a CDS encoding methionine ABC transporter permease has translation MADLMSFFANIDWYEIWLATGDTMLMLGGSLLFTVLLGLPLGVLLFLCSPRQLLENRGLYAVLSLVVNILRSLPFIILLIVMIPFTVLITGTSLGVAGAIPPLVVGATPFFARLVETALREVDRGIIEATQSMGATTRQIIMNALLPEARPGIFAAITVTAITLVSYTAMAGVVGAGGLGDLAIRFGYQRFQTDVMIVTVVLLLILVQVLQMVGDRLVVHFSRK, from the coding sequence ATGGCTGACCTGATGAGTTTCTTCGCCAATATCGACTGGTACGAAATCTGGCTGGCGACTGGCGACACCATGCTGATGCTTGGCGGTTCGCTGTTGTTCACCGTGCTGCTCGGCCTGCCGCTGGGCGTGCTGCTGTTTCTCTGCAGCCCGCGCCAATTGCTGGAAAACCGTGGCCTCTACGCGGTGCTGTCGCTGGTGGTGAACATCTTGCGTTCGCTGCCGTTCATCATTCTGCTGATCGTGATGATCCCGTTCACCGTGCTGATCACCGGCACCTCGCTGGGTGTGGCCGGGGCGATCCCGCCGCTGGTGGTCGGTGCTACGCCGTTCTTCGCGCGTCTGGTGGAAACCGCGCTGCGCGAAGTCGATCGCGGCATTATCGAAGCGACCCAGTCGATGGGCGCGACCACGCGGCAGATCATCATGAACGCCTTGCTGCCGGAAGCCCGTCCGGGCATCTTCGCAGCGATTACGGTGACAGCGATTACACTGGTGTCCTACACGGCGATGGCCGGCGTGGTCGGCGCCGGTGGTCTGGGCGACCTGGCGATCCGTTTCGGCTACCAGCGTTTCCAGACCGACGTGATGATCGTCACCGTGGTGCTGCTGTTGATTCTGGTGCAAGTGCTGCAAATGGTTGGCGACCGCCTGGTCGTGCACTTCTCGCGCAAATAA
- a CDS encoding methionine ABC transporter ATP-binding protein → MIEFQNVHKTYRVAGKDIPALHPTSLAIENGQVFGLIGHSGAGKSTLLRLINRLEDSSGGKIIVDGEEVTALDANGLRRFRQQVGMIFQHFNLLASKTVADNVALPLTLAGELSSSEINQRVAELLARVGLSDHAKKYPAQLSGGQKQRVGIARALATKPKILLCDEATSALDPQTTASVLQLLAEINRELKLTIVLITHEMDVIRRVCDQVAVMDAGVIVEQGPVADVFLHPQHPTTKRFVQESEQIDESEQRDDFAHVPGRIVRLTFQGEATYAPLLGTVARETGVDYSILAGRIDRIKDIPYGQLTLAVTGGDMEAAFARFTAADVHMEVLR, encoded by the coding sequence GTGATCGAGTTTCAAAACGTCCACAAGACTTACCGCGTCGCCGGTAAGGATATTCCCGCGCTGCACCCGACCAGTCTCGCCATCGAGAACGGCCAGGTGTTCGGCCTGATTGGCCATTCCGGTGCGGGCAAAAGTACCCTGCTGCGTCTGATCAATCGCCTGGAAGATTCCAGTGGCGGCAAGATCATCGTCGACGGCGAAGAAGTCACCGCACTGGATGCCAACGGCCTGCGCCGTTTCCGCCAGCAGGTCGGGATGATCTTCCAGCACTTCAACCTGCTCGCCTCCAAGACTGTCGCCGATAACGTGGCCTTGCCACTGACCCTGGCCGGTGAGCTGTCGAGCAGTGAAATCAATCAACGGGTGGCCGAGCTGCTGGCGCGGGTCGGTCTGTCCGACCACGCGAAAAAGTACCCGGCGCAACTGTCCGGCGGTCAGAAGCAACGCGTCGGCATTGCCCGTGCGCTGGCGACCAAGCCGAAGATTCTGCTGTGCGACGAGGCCACCAGCGCCCTCGACCCGCAGACCACCGCATCGGTCCTGCAATTGCTGGCGGAAATCAATCGCGAATTGAAACTGACCATCGTCCTGATCACCCACGAGATGGACGTGATCCGGCGCGTCTGCGATCAGGTCGCGGTGATGGACGCCGGCGTGATCGTCGAGCAGGGTCCCGTGGCCGATGTGTTCCTGCATCCGCAGCACCCGACCACCAAGCGTTTCGTCCAGGAAAGCGAGCAGATCGACGAGAGCGAGCAGCGTGACGATTTCGCCCACGTGCCGGGGCGCATTGTGCGTCTGACCTTTCAGGGCGAGGCGACCTACGCGCCGTTGCTCGGCACCGTCGCCCGGGAAACCGGCGTCGACTACAGCATCCTCGCCGGTCGCATCGACCGCATCAAAGATATTCCTTACGGGCAACTGACCCTCGCTGTCACCGGTGGCGACATGGAAGCGGCGTTTGCCCGCTTCACCGCCGCTGACGTTCACATGGAGGTGTTGCGCTAA
- a CDS encoding MetQ/NlpA family ABC transporter substrate-binding protein, giving the protein MKKLIAAFAAVAAFSAHAETLTVAATPVPHAEILEFVKPALAKEGVDLKVKVFTDYIQPNVQVAEKRLDANFFQHQPYLDEFNKAKGTSLVAVTGVHLEPLGAYSSKLKDLKDLPGGANVVIPNDATNGGRALLLLAKAGVITLKDPTNILSTLKDIEQNPKDLKFRELEAATIPRVLTQVDLALINTNYALEAKLDPSKDALVIEGNDSPYVNILVSRADNKDSDAMKKLAAALHSPEVKQFITEKYKGAVLPAF; this is encoded by the coding sequence ATGAAAAAACTGATCGCTGCTTTCGCCGCTGTCGCGGCGTTTTCGGCCCACGCCGAGACCCTGACCGTCGCCGCCACCCCGGTGCCGCATGCGGAAATCCTCGAGTTCGTCAAACCGGCCCTGGCCAAGGAAGGCGTGGATCTGAAGGTGAAGGTCTTCACCGACTACATTCAGCCGAACGTACAGGTCGCGGAAAAGCGTCTGGACGCCAACTTCTTTCAGCACCAGCCGTACCTCGATGAGTTCAACAAGGCCAAGGGCACCAGCCTCGTCGCCGTGACCGGCGTGCACCTGGAGCCGCTGGGTGCTTATTCGAGCAAGCTCAAGGATCTGAAAGACCTGCCCGGTGGTGCCAACGTGGTGATCCCGAACGACGCCACCAACGGCGGCCGTGCGCTGTTGCTGCTGGCCAAGGCCGGCGTGATCACTTTGAAGGACCCGACCAACATTCTGTCGACCCTCAAAGACATCGAGCAAAACCCGAAAGACCTGAAATTCCGTGAACTGGAAGCCGCGACCATCCCGCGGGTGCTGACCCAGGTCGATCTGGCGTTGATCAACACCAACTACGCGCTGGAAGCCAAGCTTGATCCGTCCAAGGATGCACTGGTGATCGAAGGCAACGACTCGCCGTACGTGAACATCCTCGTGTCCCGCGCGGACAACAAGGACAGCGACGCGATGAAGAAACTGGCGGCTGCGCTGCACAGCCCGGAAGTGAAGCAGTTCATTACCGAGAAGTACAAAGGCGCGGTGTTGCCGGCGTTCTGA